The DNA window GCGGGCTGGACTGGAAAAATATACTTGTTGGCAATTTTGATTATAATAAGGGTAGCGAGGAAGCAAAAAATAGGGGATATGCGAAAGCTGTCATATCTGGACATTTTGCGGCTACCAATTTCCCTTTTGTGTATTCCGGAGAAGAAAGCTCTATTTCAAGTAATGAGCCTTTTACTTTTAATGGTGCGTATTTCGGTGTAGGAGTTGAAGTCAATCCTATTTACTTGAGCATAACTGCAACAAGAAATGATGATCTTTGGACAGAAACCAAAATATCAAAGTTAATTTATTGGAATGAGCCACAATACATTAATTTTGATTTTAAAAATATCAACAAATTAACTTTAACGGCTTTTTACGCAAATCCCCCCATTGCTAATATATCCAGCCTTTTTCTTATGGATGATTTTACTTTTAATGAGCCTGACAGTTATACGCCGGCAACACCTGTCCCCGAATCTTCCTCAATGCTG is part of the bacterium genome and encodes:
- a CDS encoding PEP-CTERM sorting domain-containing protein, with product MKKFVVILISVIMFFSNSVKANAIVLNFDDIIKGRDLSVWQYSHIDGIWDSDKGTTYGGLDWKNILVGNFDYNKGSEEAKNRGYAKAVISGHFAATNFPFVYSGEESSISSNEPFTFNGAYFGVGVEVNPIYLSITATRNDDLWTETKISKLIYWNEPQYINFDFKNINKLTLTAFYANPPIANISSLFLMDDFTFNEPDSYTPATPVPESSSMLLGLMSVGGMLGLRKRRKIAS